Proteins from a single region of Streptomyces vinaceus:
- a CDS encoding anthranilate synthase family protein, with amino-acid sequence MEPSSTPDPLSRLLDESCPPFALLRRRTPGRDHDTVEVLIGPVHEAGRLAELPVRSLPTLALVPFRQIRERGFDVRDDGTPLAVLAAEEAYEVPLAQALAALPQHPVRVVGGGFDVPDEEYAATVERVIREEIGRGEGANFVIRRTYEGRIEGFGRADALALFRRLLVGERGAYWTYVVHTGDRTLVGASPEVHVRMSGGTVVMNPISGTYRYPAGGPTAESLLAFLGDRKETEELSMVVDEELKMMCTVGDRGGVVVGPRLKEMAHLAHTEYELRGRSSLDVREVLRETMFAATVTGSPVQNACRVIERYEAGGRGYYAGALALLGVDASGSQTLDSPILIRTADIAADGALRVPVGATLVRHSDPAGEVAETHAKAAGVLAALGVRPAAPRAAFAGARLGEDPRVQAALAARRTDLAPFWLRMQERPAAPAGHALVVDGEDTFTAMLAHVLRVTGLEVTVRRYDDPGLREAALSWAGPVVLGPGPGNPADAADPKMRMLRALAAELLAGHRHGLLGVCLGHELLAAELGLPLIRKAEPAQGAQTRIGFFGRPEMVGFYNTYTAHCSDAVAARLSQEGVEVSRDAVTGEVHALRSPAFAGVQFHPESVLTLNGPALLRDLLLGMTPAAV; translated from the coding sequence ATGGAACCCAGCAGCACGCCCGACCCGCTCAGCCGCCTGCTCGACGAGTCCTGCCCCCCGTTCGCCCTGCTGCGCCGCCGCACCCCCGGCCGCGACCACGACACCGTCGAGGTGCTGATCGGTCCGGTGCACGAGGCCGGACGCCTCGCCGAGCTGCCCGTACGATCGCTTCCCACCCTCGCCCTGGTCCCGTTCCGGCAGATCCGCGAACGCGGGTTCGACGTGCGCGACGACGGCACGCCGCTCGCCGTGCTGGCCGCCGAGGAGGCGTACGAGGTCCCGCTCGCGCAGGCGCTGGCCGCGCTGCCGCAGCACCCGGTGCGCGTGGTCGGCGGCGGCTTCGACGTGCCCGACGAGGAGTACGCGGCCACCGTCGAGCGCGTGATCCGGGAGGAGATCGGCCGCGGCGAGGGGGCGAACTTCGTCATCCGGCGCACCTACGAGGGCCGGATCGAGGGCTTCGGCCGGGCCGACGCGCTCGCGCTGTTCCGGCGGCTGCTGGTGGGCGAGCGGGGCGCGTACTGGACGTACGTCGTCCACACGGGGGACCGCACGCTGGTGGGGGCCAGCCCGGAGGTTCACGTACGGATGTCCGGCGGCACGGTGGTGATGAACCCGATCAGCGGGACGTACCGCTACCCGGCCGGGGGCCCGACGGCCGAGTCCCTCCTCGCCTTCCTCGGCGACCGCAAGGAGACCGAGGAGCTGTCCATGGTCGTGGACGAGGAGCTCAAGATGATGTGCACGGTCGGGGACAGGGGCGGGGTCGTCGTCGGACCGCGGCTGAAGGAGATGGCGCACCTCGCGCACACCGAGTACGAGCTGCGCGGCCGGTCCTCGCTGGACGTGCGGGAGGTACTGCGCGAGACCATGTTCGCGGCGACGGTGACGGGATCGCCGGTGCAGAACGCCTGCCGGGTGATCGAGCGGTACGAGGCGGGCGGGCGCGGCTACTACGCGGGGGCACTGGCCCTGCTGGGCGTGGACGCCTCGGGGTCCCAGACGCTGGACTCGCCGATCCTGATCCGGACCGCGGACATCGCGGCGGACGGCGCGCTGCGGGTGCCGGTCGGGGCGACGCTGGTGCGGCACTCGGACCCGGCCGGGGAGGTCGCGGAGACGCACGCGAAGGCGGCCGGGGTGCTGGCGGCGCTCGGGGTGCGCCCGGCGGCGCCGCGGGCGGCCTTCGCGGGGGCGCGCCTCGGCGAGGACCCCCGGGTGCAGGCGGCCCTGGCGGCGCGGCGGACGGACCTGGCGCCGTTCTGGCTGCGGATGCAGGAGCGGCCGGCGGCTCCGGCCGGGCACGCGCTGGTGGTGGACGGCGAGGACACGTTCACGGCGATGCTGGCGCACGTGCTGCGGGTGACCGGGCTGGAGGTGACGGTACGCCGCTACGACGATCCCGGGCTGCGGGAGGCGGCGCTCTCCTGGGCGGGCCCGGTCGTCCTGGGCCCGGGGCCGGGGAACCCGGCGGACGCGGCCGACCCGAAGATGCGGATGCTGCGCGCCCTGGCGGCGGAGCTCCTGGCCGGTCACCGGCACGGGCTGCTGGGCGTCTGCCTGGGCCACGAGCTGCTGGCGGCGGAGCTGGGTCTGCCGCTGATCCGCAAGGCGGAGCCGGCGCAGGGGGCGCAGACGCGGATCGGCTTCTTCGGGAGGCCGGAGATGGTGGGCTTCTACAACACGTACACGGCGCACTGCTCCGACGCCGTGGCCGCCCGCCTGTCGCAGGAGGGGGTGGAGGTCTCCCGCGACGCGGTGACGGGCGAGGTCCACGCCCTGCGGTCCCCCGCCTTCGCGGGCGTCCAGTTCCACCCGGAGTCCGTGCTGACCCTGAACGGCCCGGCCCTGCTCCGCGACCTCCTGCTCGGCATGAC